DNA sequence from the Geitlerinema sp. PCC 9228 genome:
AGGTAGCTCAGTGGTACGCCGTATATGCTGTGGTGGCACCGCTACTGCATGGGCTCATTGGCTTTGGTCTCGGCATGGTTGCTCACTACACAACGGGATTCAGCCCTGGCGGTGTCGTAATTCTCTCCGTCATCGCCGCCTCTAGTTCGGACATCTCAGGACCACCCACTTTACGGGCTGGCATTCCCAAAGCCAATCCCTCTGCCTACATTGGCTCATCCACAGCTGTTGGCACGCCGATTGCGCTTGCTTTAGGTATACCGCTCTATATCGGGCTCGCCCAAACGCTGATGGGAAGCTAATCTTACTTGCCGTTAATTTCTGCGTAATTGAAAAAGTACACGTGTTCAGAGGTGGCCCACATGAGCCAGCAAGCCAGCAAACTTGTCATCATCACGGAAAAGTTATTGTTGAAAAAGATCGCCAAGATCATCGACGAAGCCGGAGCTACCGGTTATACGGTGGTAGACGCTGGTGGTAAAGGCAGTCGCAACGTGCGCTCGTCGGGACAACCCAGCGTTTCCGACACCAATTCAAATATAAAGTTCGAGGTGCTAACCCCCAATCGAGATATGGCCCTGAAAATTTCAGATGAGGTCGCAGCGCAATTTTTTGAGGATTATTCGGGCATCACCTATCTCTGTGACGTGGAGGTACTGTACGCACACAAGTTCTGACGCAAAATCTTGTAGCGAAATTTAAATATTTTTCGCTGTCAAAAAAGCTGAAACTCCCTGTAAGCAAGACAATTATCCCATTTCTGAAAAACAACGATTGTCTGGAATTTCTCAATTACCCTGGTAGGGGTGCTTCGCGAAGCGCCCCTAATCACGCGTTGCGCCCCTACAAAAATGCCTCTATTATCTCTTGCATATTATTAAGGAAATGGTATTAGGTCGTTCCCTCAAGGAAAGTTCCTCTATCGACCTAATTGTCCCATGAGGTAAGGCTTTGACACTAATTGAAAAGGCGTTTTTGCCAAATTCCCGTTAGCTAGCTATTCCCTCAAACTAGTAGCGCATCTAATTTAACCTTATGGGTCAAGCGATGGTCCGAAGCATAAGTATCTTTGGCACCATCGCTATAGTTTCTAAATTTAAAATCAATTTATACCATTTTGAAAAACAATGATTGTCTGGGATTTACAATTTTTTGGTAGGGGGCGCTTTGCGAAGGTCTCTTACAAAAAACTTTCCCGAAGCTCTCTTGCAAAAATTTCAAGAAATAGGATTAGCCTAGATGCGCTACTAATACTAATATCTTATTGATGGGGCGATCGCGTTGGGCAGTAGTGGTGCGATTCAAAAAATTTTGGCGGTATTTCCTCAAAGAGTTACAGGACGAACGGTTTCTGTATCGAGTCGAACAGTTGCAGGGTCAGCTTTCTAAATTTTTGACCCTAGTAATGGTCGTTGTTTTGCTCGTGGCTGCGGTAGATTTAGTGGTAGCGATCGCCCAGCAGTTGTTATCCCGCTCGTTAGGTTCGCTAACAGATACCTTATTTTCGATTTTTGGATTATTTTTAAATATCCTCATTGCTTTGGAAATTATGGCAAATATTACAGCCTATTTGCGGCAGCATTACATCCAATTAGAGTTGGCTATTGGTACAGCTCTCATTGCCATATCGCGAAAAATTGTTTTGTTTGACTTTAAAAAAAGTTCTGGCTTGGATTTAATTGGTTTAGCGATCGCTGTTTTTACGCTAACCATAAGTTATTGGATTATTCGCTCTGGTATTAATAGTAAAAAATAAGGTAGAGATTCTGGAACCGATATTACGATTTCCCGTTGTAAAAATCATCAGTGGCAGGCATATATATTTTTTGTACAATCGTTTGGCTCAATCGAAAATCCTTTACACTCGGCGAATAGGCATTTTTGTAGGGTGGGCAATGCCCACCATACGAGATTCTGGGACCGATCTTGCGATTTCCCGTTGTAAAAATCATTGAAAGCGGACTAGAAACAAAACTCTAGTTGGTCTGTATGTTACGAATAATCCTGACAAAATTGCAGCAAATGGTTGTGAAATTCATCGGTGGCACGCATGTAGCAAGCATGACCGGCTTTTTCTAAAATAACCTTGCGTACGTTGGGCATGGTTTGTTTTAAAACATCGGCTTGCTTGGCTGGTACAATGCGATCGCTGCTTCCCCAAATTGCCAGAACCGGTAAATTCACATTTGCCAATTGCTGTTTGAACTTGTTAATCCCTACCGGCGCAACTGCTACCCATCCGCGACATTGCTGGGGATATTGCACAATAAACGGCAGGCTGTATTTGCCACTCATGGAAGGGGAAACGATAACTGGCTGGGAAAGACCGGTTGCCTCCAAAAAAGCCAGCAAAAACTCCGCCGGCTGGGCTGCTGTCTTTTGCGATTTCCCATATCCGGGCAAATCCATGGAAACAGCATGATATCCCTGTTGGGCAAACCAAACCAAAGACCCCAGTTCTTCCCAGGTTTTGGCAGAAAAGCTGGCACCGTGGAGAAACAAGATACTGGGAGATTCGGCATTGCCGGCTTCTAGGTAGTGGATGTTGGCGTTTTGGATTTGGACGTTGCGATCGCCTATTTGATGGGATGCTTGGGAGGTCATAATTGCATCTCCTTTCGTTACTGGTTCTATTGTGCCATTTCTATTTCTTCCTTATTGGTAAACAGGATATTGGCTATTTTCGCTAATCCTATTTTTGATAAGATCGGCGATCGCGTCTATGCCAGTACAGACAATTCAGGGATTTTTGATTCCAGTAATTTTAAGTTATCGGGGTAAGGAGTTAATGTTTAGGCTGGTTAATATTTTTTGCGTTTAAACTTTGAAAATTCTAATCAAAATGGCGAATTTGGGGATTTTTTTGTCAAGGGGTTAATTGAGAATCGTGTCAATTATTTTACGAACTTGCGTCTTCTCAGCCAATTTGGTAGAATTGGGATAATTTCATAATCAAGGGGTCGTCTGTCTTTTCAACAGAAAATCGCTACAAAAACGCCCGCACCCCCCAGAACTTCGTCAGACAAAACGCGATCGCTCCCCTTTTCGCTTCCATCTCGGAGCGAACCAATCGGTGCAGTTTGACGATTTTGCTCACTTGTGGTATGCATTGATGCCCCCGAACGATTGCCCTGGCTAATCCTCTTCCCCTCGAACGTTTTGAGATTTTGATAGAAAAGGCGAATTTGGGGATTTTTTTGTCAAGGGGTTAATTGAGAATCGTGTCAATTATTTCACGAACTTGCGTCTTCTCAGCCAATTTGGTAGAATTTGGATAATTTCACAATCAAGGGGTCGTCTGTCTTTTAAACAGAAAATCGCTACAAAAACGCCCGCACCCCCCAGAACTTCGTCAGACAAAACGCGATCGCTCCCCTTTTCGCTTCCATCTCAAATTTTAGGGTTGTCAGGCGGAAAAATTTGATGATATGGCTAATTTGTGGTATGATGGGGGTTTTGGTAAAACGAAGCATAGAGCGATGGGAAGCGATCGCTTCTATCTTGATTCTAAAAAATCGCTACCTAAAGATTCAAAAACTACTAACATTGCCAATATCCTTCCTGTTCCATTGGTTGCGGACACCAATTTCCTGTATTAACAACAAAAGCAGATTCGCGAATATTAGAACGAACGGCGATATTCGCGTTGTCAGCTTCAGTTTTAGAAGGAAACGGTCCAATTGTCGTAGCAAACAATTCTCCTTTTTGATAAATCACTGGTGAATATCCCAACTTCCTGGCAGTATTGGCCTCATATTGGGCACCATTTTGACCCAAAGAACGATTTCCCAATATTTTTATCCAAAATTTCAGCTTGCTGGGTCGCTTGTTCCAGACTATCCTATCCTTTGCTGTGGTAGTTTCCGCTAGAAATATGCAATTGTTACTGTGGAAGTTCCTATACAAAGCGAGTTTGCATTTATCGGACTTTCATCACAATAAAATATATCTTTATAAAAAATACAAAGTCAGTTTAATTGACAGTAAATTTCAAAATGAATTATACAATTGATAAAATTAAAAGTCCTTTGCGCTATCCCGGCGGTAAATCCAAAGCTCTCAAGACAATTATTCCCCACCTACCGCCGAACATCAAAGAATATAGAGAACCGTTTGTGGGGGGTGGTTCGGTTTTTCTGGCGGTGAAACAGTTGTTTGACAGACAAATCCAGTCGTATTGGATTAACGATTTGAACTACGATCTGTTTTGTTTTTGGAAATACGCTCAAAGCGACATCGAACATTTGGTTTCTCAAGTTCGAGATATCAAGCAGAAATACGATAATGGTCGGGAATTATTTCATAATTTAACTCATAGCGATTTAAAACCGAGCGAATTTGAACGAGCGGTACGTTTTTTTGTTTTGAACCGCATTACTTTTTCTGGAACAGTCGATTCGGGAGGATATTCCCAACAGGCTTTTGAACGTCGCTTTACCGATTCATCTATAGAGCGATTGCAGAAATTATGTTCTGTCCTATCTTCAGTTCGGATTACAAATCAGGACTACGAAGAGTTATTATTTCAAAATGGAGAGAACGTGTTTATTTTTCTAGACCCTCCCTACTTTCGTTCTACCAAATCCTGTCTCTACGGCGTTAAAGGGAATCTCCATACTTCTTTCGACCACGAACGATTTGCCAACAATATGCGTCGCTGTTCCCATCAATGGCTGATAACCTACGACGATTCTCCGGAAATTCGAGAACTATTTGATTTTGCGAAAATTACGCCCTGGAATTTGCAATACGGTATGAACAATTACAAACAAACTTCGGCAGCGGCGGGGCAAGAAATTATGATTCAAAACTACTGATAGGGGTTGTATGTGCTTGGCTGCGATCGCTTGGCTGGTTTCAGAGACCATCGGTTATCTCAATTTAATGAAAAACTACCAAGCATCGGATACAATGGCAATATGATAAGCTAGTGTTGCGTCAATTTGGTTTTTGGAACCAACAGGAGACAACCGAACGCGCTCTTGTCTAAAAATGGCTTTGCTGGCACCATACGAGAAAACATTGCGTTCGCAGCTATATTCTTAGGTGATTCGTTATGAGTTCTAATAATTTCTTCAATGCGACAACTTGCCAAATTGGTAATGAAGTCAAAAGCGGAAAGGTCTTAGCGATCGCGGCTTATACCAGCGATCGTCGGGTGTGTTTTCGAGTAGAAGGGGAAAAAGAAGGAACCTGGGTGCCAGAAACAGCGATTTTGATCGCGGAAGATAAAATTGCTGCCGAACAAGGTTCAAAAGACCCCCGCCAAGAAGGGGAAGAGGTTGCCACCCAAGAAGTAAACGCCTTACAGAAACTGGCAGGGGAGTTAAAAGGCGGTCTGGAAAACCAAGCCAGCGAATACGTACATACCATTACCCGCATCGCCAAACATACGCGGGAGTTAGCAACAGAAACTGCCAAAGAAATTGCCGAAACCTTTGAAGCGGGAGTCAACGCTGGCGACGATTTGCTCGGTCAAATTCGTCAGTGGTTGGATCGCTTTGTGGCATCGCTACGGCAAACCATTGAAAGCTACGATGAAATTTGGCAAAAACGCATTTGGTCGGCTATTAAAAATATTGACACGCCAAAAGCCCAAGAAGAAGTTGCCAATTTGAAAAACCAGTATCCCCAAGAAACGCCCCAACAAATTGCCAATCGCCTAATTCAAGAAAAAGCTTTATTTTCTACTCTAACCAGTCTGGTACCGAATTCAGAAAATCAGGATGAGTTGCTGGTCAATTGGATGGCAACTGCCCCCATGCTATCGGAATTAATTTATCAGGTGGGCGTTTGCTATGGGTTTGAAAAAATTAACGAACACGAACTGCTAGCCACATTTGCCGTCGTTCACAGTCAGGAACGCACGCAAACCCTTGGAGTTACTTTTCTACAAGAACAAAATGCCACTGGAAGCGATATTCCAGTCAACGCCAGCAACAACACCATTGCTTTCCATGCCATTGGTTATGCGGCTTCCCAGTATTTTGAAAGTAAGGTGAAGAAGTTAGCTGACCCCCTAACCACGGAGGAAGCTTACCAACAATTAAACGAAAAACTGCAAGCTCTGTTCGAGGGGGAATTTGCCCAAAAAGAGGAAATCGCCAAAACCCTCAAAGAGGCTTTGCAACTCAAAGAAAAACTGCCCTTAGAATAGACGCAGTGCTTTTGCTTGAAAAATAACAGAACGGATGGAAATTGATTTCTATCTGTTCTGTTCCTCGATCCGAACAACCTGCCTAATGCTATTGAGATGAAACCATGCGATCGCACACCTGGCTTACCATTTTACTCGTTTTTATCTTAACTGGATTTTTGAACTGGGGAATATCTGCACCACCAACACTAGCTGCCAACCCATCTGCTACCGCTTTTCAACCAGCTTGCGATATCGATTTCCAGCGTCATCAAAAAGTCAATTCGCCAACCAATTTAGAAATTACGATGACTTCCCGATGTTTGGAAGAGATTTTCAACGCCAGCCAGCTATTAAACGATGTGAAAAACCGCATCGAAGACGAAACCAACAATCGCTTGCAGATTAGCAACCTGCAATATCGATTTGAAGATACTGGTGTCGTTTTTACGGGGGATGTTGTCTTTAAGGCACCTTTGGCTGGTGCCATTGACTTGAATTTTGCGCAAGACTTAATGGTTGGTGCCAGCAACGGCAAACTATCTTTAGAAGTGGGCGAAACCGACATTACTTCTTCGCGCAACCTTCCCGAGAATTTGGTTGCCACTTTTATCAAAAGACAAGTAGAAAATCAAGTCCAACGTTGGAATGGCAAACCAATCGACGAGCTATTTATAGAAAACGGCGGGCAACAGCTAACCAGAAAAATAGGCATCAACCAAGAAGATTTGGCATTAATTTTCGAGCTGCTTCAAGATAACGTCGCCCTGAATATCGATCGAGGCAATATTACCGTCACCGTTCGTTTGCCAGAAACAACGACATTGCCATCGGAAAGACTGACAACAAACTAGCGATCGCGAGTTACTTCTGAGTTCGCCGCTATCCCATTAACATCACCGTATCGATAACGTGGATAACACCATTGTCGGCTTCAATATCGGGTTGCACGACCGTGGCATTTTTGACTTCAAAGTTTTCCCCCGCGCGAATGGGAATCGGCGACCCTTCTAAAGAAGTCAGCGATTCGATATTGGCTAAATCGGATTTGGTGTATTTTCCGGGAACCACGTGAAAGCTTAAAATTCTACCCAACTGCGGCGGTGCTTTCACAAGAGAGTCTACCGTTCCTGGTGGCAATTTGGCAAAAGCATCGTCGGTGGGGGCAAATACCGTCAGGGATTCGGCATCTTTTAAGGCATCAACCAAACCAGCCACTTGCACGGCGGTTACCAAAGTTTTGAAGGAATCCGATTGCACGGCAATGTCAACAATATTCGCCACGATTTTTTCTCCTAATTCGCAACCATCCTAATCCATACTTTAGCATGAGGGAAGAAGGTTCCGTTTTTTCGTACTAAATAGAGATAATTTATGGGAAAAATAATAAAATACTTTTCGTTGTGGTAAGATAGAGATTTGCTGGCTCCCATTTGGTAGGTAGAACGTAAAGGATCCAAAACCTTGAATATTCTCATTGTTGGTAATGGTGGTCGGGAACACGCGCTGGCGTGGACCTTGCTGCGATCGCCCCAAGTGCAGCAAGTTTGCGTTGCCCCGGGAAATGGGGGCACCGAATTGATGGAAGGCTGCGAAAATATCCCCGTGGGCGTGACAGATTTTGCCAAAATGAAAGAGGCGGTGCGCGATCGCCATATTGATTTGGTCGTAGTAGGTCCAGAAGACCCCCTAGCCGCTGGTATCGCCGATTTTTTCCAAGCCGAAGGCATTGCCGTTTTTGGTCCTACCCAAGCCGCCGCCCAAATTGAATCCAGCAAATCCTGGGCAAAACAACTCTGCAACGAAGCCGGCATTCCCACCGCTGCCGCCGCTACCTTTTCTCGCGAACATTTAGACGCTGCCTTAGACTATATCGCCAACCAAACCCCACCTATCGTTGTCAAAGCCGACGGGTTGGCGGCTGGCAAAGGCGTAGCGATCGCATCTACCGTAGCAGAAGCACAAAATACCGTCCGAGATTTCTTTGGTGGTAAATTGGGGACTGCCGGCAACCAAGTGGTCATCGAAGAATACCTGCAAGGTCAGGAAGTATCGGTTCTCGCCATCACCGACGGCAAAACCATTCGCCCCCTGCTACCGGCGCAAGACCACAAACCCATTGGCGAAGGAGATACCGGCGATAACACCGGCGGCATGGGTGCTTACGTTCCCACGCCATTTTTTTCCTCCCCGGCGTTGGATACCGTCAAAACAGAAATTTTAGAAAAAGCGATCGCGGCCATGCAAAAACGTGGCATTGATTATCGCGGCGTCTTGTATGCCGGTTTAATTGTTTCCCCCCAAGGGGATATAAAAGTTTTGGAATTCAACTGCCGTTTCGGCGACCCAGAAACCCAAGCCATCTTACCCATCCTGGAAACCCCCCTAGACTCCTTAATGCTAGCGGTTACCCAGCAAAAACTAGACCAACATCCCCCCATTCGTTGGAAAAGCAGTTCGGCAGCTTGTGTCGTTGTCGCCTCCGGTGGCTATCCCGGCAGCTACGCCAAAGGCTATCCCATCACCGGCATTGCCGAAGCCGAAGAAACCGGTGCCCTTGTCTTCCATGCCGGCACTCAGATTAAAGACCAACAATTGGTAACCAGCGGCGGTCGGGTTTTGGGAGTAACCGGTCTGGGTGACCATTTAGCGATCGCATTGGAAAATAGCTACCAAGCCCTCTCAAAAATTAACTTTACAAACTGTTACTACCGTCGAGATATTGGCTATCAAGTTCTAGAAACCCAAAATTCCCAAAACCCGTAACAACCTGTAGCCGATCTATAACGCCTTTTCCATAGACCCAAAACAAACGTGTCAAAATATAAGAAGTTAATCCCTATTGAGGAGAAATCCCTCCCCCAGGGATAAGACAAATCCCAGCAGGCTCAAGCAAACCATTGATTTACCTTGCTAACTCAGATTAAGCAAATGATGCAGCGGATTG
Encoded proteins:
- a CDS encoding phosphate-starvation-inducible PsiE family protein; protein product: MVRFKKFWRYFLKELQDERFLYRVEQLQGQLSKFLTLVMVVVLLVAAVDLVVAIAQQLLSRSLGSLTDTLFSIFGLFLNILIALEIMANITAYLRQHYIQLELAIGTALIAISRKIVLFDFKKSSGLDLIGLAIAVFTLTISYWIIRSGINSKK
- the purD gene encoding phosphoribosylamine--glycine ligase, whose protein sequence is MNILIVGNGGREHALAWTLLRSPQVQQVCVAPGNGGTELMEGCENIPVGVTDFAKMKEAVRDRHIDLVVVGPEDPLAAGIADFFQAEGIAVFGPTQAAAQIESSKSWAKQLCNEAGIPTAAAATFSREHLDAALDYIANQTPPIVVKADGLAAGKGVAIASTVAEAQNTVRDFFGGKLGTAGNQVVIEEYLQGQEVSVLAITDGKTIRPLLPAQDHKPIGEGDTGDNTGGMGAYVPTPFFSSPALDTVKTEILEKAIAAMQKRGIDYRGVLYAGLIVSPQGDIKVLEFNCRFGDPETQAILPILETPLDSLMLAVTQQKLDQHPPIRWKSSSAACVVVASGGYPGSYAKGYPITGIAEAEETGALVFHAGTQIKDQQLVTSGGRVLGVTGLGDHLAIALENSYQALSKINFTNCYYRRDIGYQVLETQNSQNP
- a CDS encoding alpha/beta hydrolase is translated as MTSQASHQIGDRNVQIQNANIHYLEAGNAESPSILFLHGASFSAKTWEELGSLVWFAQQGYHAVSMDLPGYGKSQKTAAQPAEFLLAFLEATGLSQPVIVSPSMSGKYSLPFIVQYPQQCRGWVAVAPVGINKFKQQLANVNLPVLAIWGSSDRIVPAKQADVLKQTMPNVRKVILEKAGHACYMRATDEFHNHLLQFCQDYS
- a CDS encoding fasciclin domain-containing protein, translating into MANIVDIAVQSDSFKTLVTAVQVAGLVDALKDAESLTVFAPTDDAFAKLPPGTVDSLVKAPPQLGRILSFHVVPGKYTKSDLANIESLTSLEGSPIPIRAGENFEVKNATVVQPDIEADNGVIHVIDTVMLMG
- a CDS encoding DNA adenine methylase, which encodes MDKIKSPLRYPGGKSKALKTIIPHLPPNIKEYREPFVGGGSVFLAVKQLFDRQIQSYWINDLNYDLFCFWKYAQSDIEHLVSQVRDIKQKYDNGRELFHNLTHSDLKPSEFERAVRFFVLNRITFSGTVDSGGYSQQAFERRFTDSSIERLQKLCSVLSSVRITNQDYEELLFQNGENVFIFLDPPYFRSTKSCLYGVKGNLHTSFDHERFANNMRRCSHQWLITYDDSPEIRELFDFAKITPWNLQYGMNNYKQTSAAAGQEIMIQNY